AAATTTCTCTGAGCTCCTGGTTTAATCCTGACTTGTTTGTAatacatattttgggcctcgagggctcatgcAAGGAACAATATGACTGATTTTAATTAGTTTCTGATatgaatgttaaataatatgaaatgtctGTTATTTGATCTGTatattttggtaatgctctgtaaccctattctagtgacgaatacgggttaggggtgttacaagtcccTATAGCAACTTTAGAGAAAATTTTCTACCTTTGATCCTTGAGGATAAGGATTTTTTGGGGGAAAGAGTATTTGTTACATTAGGAAACTAAAAACAAGGAGAAAATAAAGTCAGTTAACTAGTAGTAGAACGTTGCATTTTGGTAACCATTGTTAATGAAAACGGTGCATTTAAGTTTTAATGAAATGTTTATTTTTAGCTTGGGAAAAGCTACAGCTGTCGTGTAACAACTTTCCCAACTGATTTTGGTAATGACCAAATCTTTCCTTTTTAGCAACAAGGAAGGAAATAAGGCAATTATGAATTGgttgaatgatttttttttctcttctctcttcttctttgttttctctcttttattttcttccttCGATCTTTTATGTTTTCTCTATAACAATGTGTATCAACTTGATGAGGTAAAAGATATGAATTTCATAAAAGACATGGACaagaaattttatgaaaaaaaaaatgtagtTCACAAAAGGATTTTAATAGTTTTATCAATGAAATTTATTAAAAGTATATTATACAAGTTTACCTGAAAATTCCAGTCCCCTTAGCTCATTTATGGTCTTCttggctcttctttgagatccaaaggtttttattatttatcctcgggctttttttttttattcatttgacaatgttgttaaaattttagcttttttCCCCTACAATTTACTTTTCAATTTGTTCATCGTTAAGTTCAAACCTAACAACCAAGCTTCAAGGATAAAAAAGAACCAACAATGGCTGCATCATTTGATTGGTGGGCAAAAGGTGGTCGTAGACGAACCCTTATTCGTGGTTAAAATGGAGAACCCAAATTGGTTAATGGTCAAGCTTGAAGGTCCATCAAAAATATTATTGCAAGCTTTTATAGGTTTTTTCCTCATCAGATCTACTACCATTTTcaggttaaataaataaaaatgaacttTGCAGTTAAGATTACTTGAAGGTCAACAAGCCATTGAAGCATGAGAAAATAAAGAGttagattatttgaaaattttaaggttgaattttattttatttttgatagaaaggttgaattttttttttaaatacatagAAAGGGGTTAGATTTATTCTGAAAAATTAAGtggaaatttcaaattttcaaatcaaTTTTCCATTACTCATTTAACTACACCTAACAGTAGAATGCCTAAAATATctaattttggaaagtttagtgaTTCGATAAAAAAATTAGAGTTAAGTGTATTGGAGTATGCCCAAAGAACAAAAATATGAtgattgtaataacatacttattTACCTAATTTATTAATAGAGGCATCGCCAGTATTGCTTTTTAGTCTTTATTTATGTGTTAAATAAACTGTATAGTAATAAAGTCTTAAGAAAGATATGATCATTTTTAAAATATCTTTAGTCAAATATTATTGTGAGCTTGAATAAaaataatgcattgagactaataTATGCTTGATTGATGACAAGTTTTGTCATGGGTATGTGATATCAAGTCaatacataattacatattagaGAACAATATACTAGACTGACCCACTATGAGAATGCTTCCtgaattattatataataattacgACATTTCTTATAGTGATAATTGTATGTATGATCTTTATACTTGAGATCACCATTGTTCCAACAATGTAAGTCATATACTTTGACATAATCAAACGTTTTTCATAAATAGTTGTACTATAAATATTGATGTTGGGTGTGTCACAATTAGTATAGTAGGACATGAATGATCAAGATAAGatttgtccctcctacataattgGGGGCAGTATCTCAAGTCTCTTGATCGAGTgtgactagaaatgcatggccatgctcaaatcaGTTGATATGAGATATTATACTCATTTATTTATCTTAGCCTATTCGAGAATCAAGAAATAAGAGATTAGACTATACAAGTGTAGCTGTTTCATGACTTGTGTTTAGTCTAGATATCAAGAATAAAGGGATGTACTACATGATAATCTTATCACATAAGGTCATGCCGAACCATGACTTCGTgcaacttaggtagcaatgatgtatTGTTAGATGCCACTCACTATTTGTAACATTGGAattgatttaatgttgttgccaACATTACATGATCCTATAGGGTCATACCCTATGATTAAAGAGATTAGAATCCAATGAaaattgagattatatttaattatcacacaagttaaattaattatagaaatattcttatgattaatttaattagataaagTTAAATATTAAACACAATATGTATACATACTTGATGTACACACATAGAGAACCtacttaaaataaatatgaataataaatatgaattggatttcatataaatttaattaagtatatctttaacaaaattattaaataatgatTTAATAAATTTTCGGTGAAGATAACATTTTAAGGAATAATGGAAACTGATATAACTGATATCTTtttatgaaaattcattaaaTACTCTGTGAGATATTTTTTATTAGATAAGACATTTTTTAATAGAAGGAACGTCTTAATCTCCTTTTGGAGTTGCTCAAAATTCTTTTTGACTAGTAGCAAGGAGCAATTTCGAAATGTTTTGGAAATTTTGGAAAGTTTTTCTAATTGTTGTTTTTTTAAGTGGATCATACAGAGGCCGATATATTTTGTTGTATCTATAGTTTATCATTTAATAGAAACTTAATACTATAGTTAGATTTGCTGTACTCAAATCGATCTAGGTATATTTTTTAATTCAGATTCATTCATCACACATAAatctataaattataattattggaATAATTTTTCTACTGAGCATATTAGTGCTTCGACCAAAATAAAAACGAACGCCTATTTAGAGATCATCTGTTGCGCAAccttttctccaaatttttgtttaACAAGTAAAAGGGAAGTTATATGAAATAAAAAGTAGAAGCAAGAGAGTAGTTGCAGAGTGACATAGTTAAAATAGAAAAGGGTGTTTGTTTATTTTGTCATTGCCTGGAGGAAACATGTTCCAAATGCTATCCTCAACAGGTTACAATCGCGAAGGCCAGTGACCAATTTCTTCTCCTGTTCATTTAAGAATGCTCTATGACTactaaactaataataataacaacaataacaTGGTCATTTTAGAAGCTTATATGATgacttttgtttttttgttttaattggaAACCTAAATTAAGGACTAGTATAGCAATgtttttaaaaagtatttttaaaaagtGCTATGAAAAAGTACTATTTTTAAAAGTACTTTTAAAATTTGAGTGCTTAACATTGTTGtaaaaaagtacttttgagaaataaaatgtccattttagacacagtattatcaagtaacaaatatacatttaaataatgttcaaattagttaatattgttatattttaataagaatataaaaataatttattataacttgttgttaatattttaatatatgaaatataatcaATTTAAAAAGGTGGAAGTCTGTTTAATAGCACGAGTTAGGGTTTTCTTTGTCTGCTTAATAGCACGAATATTTCGTTTGGTTTTCTTGGGGGTTCTAGGGTTTTGCTGGGTTTTCTTGGTTTTTACGTGCGCTTTTAGGGATTACTATTTCATCAGGTTTTTCAAGGTTCATTATGGGTGATTCCAATATGGTGGATGATGGGCTAGCAAATCTCAACATTATGGACGATGAAGAAGAGCCCTTGGTGGTCGTAGGGGCCAACATTGCTACAGGTCAATTATATGATTTGTGTTTGGTTGGGCGAGTTCTTAAGGATAGTGTGGTTAATTTTCCTTCTGTAAAAAATACACCGACTGATTTATGGCATCCGTTGAGGGGCGTGGCTATTTCGGAATTAGAGGGTAAGAGGATTTTATTCAAGTTTTACAGTGAAGTCGATTTAAATCGAGTCATGGACGGCATGCCCTGGTTTTTTAACCGACATCTCATTATTTTCCATAGATTAATAGAGGGTGAGGATCCAATCACAGTGTCTCTTTGGGAAACGGTGTTTTGGGTGCAAATTCACAATCTTCCAGTTGGAGTTGTAACCGAGGGGATGACTAGACAGTTTGGGGATTTTATCGGTAAATTCTTAGAATATGATACTTCAATGGTACTCAGAGGAGTCAGTAGATTTATGCGAATTAAAGTATTATTGGATACTCGTTCTCCGCTTAAAAGGAAGAAGCTGATTGATATTGGTCAGAGTAAATCATCTTATGTTTCTTTCCAGTATGAAAGGTTGTCATTATTTTGTTTTCTCTGTGGTCGGTTGGGGCATGGTAAAAGTTTTTGCCAAGTCCGATTAACGTTGGGGAATCAACAAGTGGAATTTGGGTAAGACCTGTCGCTCAGGGCTGCACCAAGAAAGAGAGGTCAACTGAAGAGCAAATGGTTACGAGAGGAACCAGATTTTGATCGATGGTCCAATATGGAGATTGATGGGGAAAAATAGAAAGAAAGTTTGGTGCGGATATGACAAATAACTGTGATCGCTTAGGAGGGGAAGGACAGCTGTGACATTTTGTAAGGCAGAACCGAAATAAGATGGGTGTAAGGGTCCTTGAAACTATGGAGGCAGTGGAGGGAACTGAAAATGGCATTGAGTTGGAGGAGATACAGGTGGATTTGGTTGAAGAAAAAAATAGGCAGAGAGTTAATTCTACAGTGGGAAATTTCTGGTAGAACAAAGGAGTGATGGAGATGGGGTTGGAAAATAATGCATTGGCGACCAATGTCACATTGGCTGACCGGAGGCAATGAAAATCCTTAGTTAGAATATTCGTGGTTTGGGGAAACCACGAACAGTTAGATGTCTCAAGAACAAAGTGAGACACATTCATCCCCAAATCTTGTTTCTTATGGAAACAAAAGCTAACAATAAAAGGATGGAGAAAATAAGGAGGCAATGTGGTTTTTCGAACGGCATTGATGTTGATGCGGTGGGAACAAGGGGAGGTTTGTCGCTGGAATGGAGGAAGGGGCTCAATGTAACGTTAAAGAGTTTCTCAAAATCACATATTGACGTAGAAGTGGAAGAGGAGAGCGTGCGGGGAGTATGGAGATTCACAGGATTTTATGAGGCACAATTAGAGCATGAGAGGAGGGAGTTGTGGGAGTTATTAAGGATGCTACAGAATGGGAACAATAAATCATGGTTGGTCTCTGGTGATTTTAATGAGATTCTCTTTTAGTTTGAAAAACAAGGAGGTAGAGTTCGAGAGGAAAGACAGATGGTTGCGTTTAGAGCAACACTAGAGGATTGTGGGTTGTCTGATCTGGGGTTTTTTGGCCAGTGGTATACATGGGAAAGAGAGGCTGGCTAGCAACAATATTAGGGAAAGGCTTGATAGAGGTGTTGCCAATGCGGAGTGGTGGGATTGGTTTTCTAGTTTTTTCGTTTGCCATTTACAACATAGTTTTTCAGATCATTGCCCGTTAGTTGTAAGCACAAGGAAGGATGGTGAAATGTAAGGCAGGGGGCGACACGGGAGATTTCGGTTTAATGCTGATTGGATTATAAATCCAGGTTTTGAGGAGCAAGTCCGGCGTAAATGGACCTCTAATAATCATGATGTGTTGGTGAAACTGAATGAGATGGGTTTCGAAGTTAAATGTTGGGAACAAATGGAGAAAAATTAAGGGGACGGAGAATAGAAGAACTAAACGCCAGACTATTTGATTTGGGGAAGGGCAAAATTTGTGATGTAGTCTTGGAGAAAATGATTGAAATAAAGCTTCAGTTGAATATCGAGGCCGACAAGGACGAGTTGTTTTGAGAACAAAGAGCAAGAACTAATTGGCTTCGGATGGGAGATAGAAACACAGCATTTTTTCACAGAAGTGCAACTGGTCGTAAGAGGAAAAATATGGTGAAGGGACTTGAGAGTGATGATGGAAACTTGGTTACCGATTTTGATGGGATGTCTAAAATAGCTAGGATTACTTCAAAGAGCTTTTTTCTGCCAAAGAATCTGGTGATTGTAAGAGATTATTTGCATCATTCGCACCATGCATTTCGGAGGAGCTTAATAGCTAATTGATAGTAGAGTTTAAAGATGAAGAGGTTGTGGTGGCTGTAAAATCTATAGCCCCCCTTAATGCATCAGGTGAGGACGGATATCCTGcgctttttaataaaaaatattagcaTATCATTGGGGAGGAGGTGGCTAGGTACTATTTAGATGTTCTACATGGCCAAAGGAATATAGAGGAGATTAATAGAACATGTATTATTCTTATTCCTAAAGTCAATTCGCCAAAAGTGATGAGCCAATTTCGACCTATAAGTCTATGCAATGCGctttataaaattatttcaaaagtTCTTGTTAACTGCTTCCGCAAGGCTCTGAGTTGGTGTACCAAAGATAATCAAGGAGCATTCGTAGCAGGGAGACAAATTACGGACAATATATTTGTAGCGTATGAGATTCTGCACTCATTCAAGAAGAGAAGAGGATCCTCGAAGAAAGGTTTTACTTTAAAGCTTGATATGAGCAAAGCCTATGATAGAATAGAATGAGGATTTTTAGAGAACATGATGCGTCGGTTAGGATTTTGTGAAGATTGGATCATGCTTATTATGAGGTGTATTTCTAGTATCGTATATTCAGTTGTGCTGAATGGAAGAATGGGGGAGGAATTTTGGCCTCAAAGAGGTCTGAGACAGGGTGATCCACTCAGCCCGTATTTATTCCTTATTTGTACGGAAGGGTTTTCACGACTAATAGCGTTAGCTAAAAGGGAAGGAAAGCTTGTTGGAACTAAGATAGGAAGGGGTAATGTTACAGTTTCACACTTGTTTTTTGCAGATGATTGCATCCTTTTTGGTAATGCTTCGGTTGAAGGGGCAAATAATATGAAGGttgtcatcaatgaatatgaaAAGATGTCAGGTTAGATGGTGAACTTTGATAAGTCCCTAATTTATTTTAGTGGTAATGTAGATCCGGAGATGCAGTCACAGGTGGGAGGAGTTTTGGGTGTAAGAATATATAATAATCCGGAACGATATTTAAGGCTGTTGACTATAGTTGGGAGAAGGAAAAAACATGTGTTTGTGCATATCAAAGAACGCTTTATAAGCGTGATGAGCAATTGGAGTTTGCGATTTTTGTCTGCTTAGGGAAAAGAGGTATTTTTGAAATCTATTTTACAAGCCATTCCGATTTATGCAATGCAGTATTTTACACTGCCAACTTCGCTCTGTCGAGAACTTGAGAGTCTTATGAGTAAATTCTAGTGGAGGAATCCCAAAACCAATAAAGGCATATATTGGTGCAAGTGGAGTGATTTGTGTATCCCTAAAGCGAAGGGAGGTCTCGATTTTAaggatttagaaaattttaatctaGCCATGTTAGCGAAGCAGGGTTGGAAAATCTTTATGCAACCTCAATGTCTATTTGCTCGAGTCATGAAAGTAAAATATTTTCCAAGAGGGGATTTTATGAGTGCTAGGTTAGGGTCTTACCCGTCGTTTACCTGGCAAAGTATATGGAGTGCTAGACAAGTCCTTGAGGAGGGTCTGGGGTGGAGAGTTGGGAATGGGGAATTAACGTTCGGAATGATAACTGGGTACTGAGGCCTGGAAGTGGAAGAGTGCACTGTCAAAACATAGATATTAGATATACTAATGTCTCTGATTTAATTGATAAGGATACCAATACCTGGAAGCAAGACGTTATCAGATCCTTATTTGGAGAGGAGCAGTTAATGAGCATTCTTTCAATCCCCTTAGTGAGTAGTCGACCTCATGACCAGCGGATTTGGCGAGGAGATAATACAGGGCAGTATACAGTTAAAAGTGGCTACAAATGGATCGATACAAGCAGAAGTTCTAGACTACATACAGACTATTCCTACCACTTTCTATACAAAGCTATGGGGTCTTAATATACCAAGCAAAATTCGTATCCTTATGTGGCGAATAGCCAATGATTTTTTGCCCACGTTATATAACCTAGGACTTCGAAGGTTGGGAACTAATGCACTATGCCCGGTGTGTCAAGCTGAAGAGGAAACGGTGAGCCATCTATTTCGGGATTGTTCTTTCACACAGCAGATCTTGAGACGGTTAGGAGTGACAGACGCAACCTGCAGTAGCATCCCCAATTGGAAACAGTGGCTAGAAAGAACAGTCGACAACCAAAATGCAGAAAGTAATACGATTAGATCGATCAGTTACTGGGCTATATGGTATAACTGTAATAAGCTTTACCATGAAGGAATCAAAGAACAAGTTCATGGATTAGTAGCGTTTATCGGTTCCTATCATGCAGAAATTAATGTTATGGGACAAATATCAAGAAATGCAAATGGCGTGGGGGAAGTTTCTTGGAAACCTCCACAGGGTgacattattaaaattaattttgatgcaTCATTTAACCAGGGCACGGGGAAATCAGTTTCTGGAGTATTAGCACGAAATAGAGAAGGTCTAGTAATGGTTGCTTGTACCTTTCCTTGGGAGAACATTCCAGATTCAACGATGGCGGAAGCAAGGGCGTGTCTGCAAGCAGTTACCATGGCGGAGGAAATGGGATTTCAGGACATTATTGTGAAAGGTGATGCATTGACCATAATCCGAAAGCTAAACTCGAATGAGGATGATAAGTCGAGCATTTGCAGCCTGATTAAAGAAATCAAAGGGAGAGGTCATAGGTTTAGAAGTTTACGGTTTGAGTACGTACCTCGAGGGGCCAACGAAGCGGCTCACGAAATGGCGCTAGAAGGAAGACAACACGAAAACCCCCAATACTAGATTGAGGAAGCTCCGCTCGCGGTGGTCAGACTGATTGACCATGATAGAGGAAGTATAATCTAACGGAGTTGAAATGGCAAAGTCGAGTCCGGACGTTGTGATAGTATGTTGGTCCGAAGAACTCGTAATTTTAACGGAGACTGAGATTTTAAAGGGTGATTTTTGTGGGAAGATTAGTCTCTCAATCGACTGGTACCGATAAGTGTTCTTCATGCAAAAGGAGAGGAAAGGATTTCAGGCCTAAGTTTTTTAGTTTTGCTTTTAGTTTTTCTGTCGATTTATGTTCTGCGATCATAtttctgttttattttattttgcttttattaatttttcttgaaagtaCCGTTGAGGTGGCCAGCTATTGATGTATAGCTGTTAGCATTTCTTTTTCCTAGGCctgtaattaaattattatttcctCCCATCAATGTAGTATCTGCTGATTagaattcaaaaatatataaaatataaattttaaatattttaagtaataaatattaattatttataaaatttaattagaatatataaactatattttaatatttaaatataaccattaaatatttgtaaatagatattaataaatttatattattttgaaaaatattttttatttttaattaataattttaacacatttataattaaacacgaagaaaaaaaaataaaaatattatgttgTTGGAGGGtgaaaagtaattaaatatttgataaatgaaaattaaaattttaacttctctttttcaaaaacttttcaaaagtgcttttgaaaaatcaaaatttcaaccaaAAGTAGCTTGTTTAGCACAGCTTTTTTTtctaaaagtgcttttgaaaagtattCTTGAACTAGCTCTTAATTTACCTTTTGAGaaattaattttacaatttttgtattttttataaaatttgtatgcatttttatcaaaaattttattttaaatacttttctatttttaaatttttatttttaatttcttatttttgattttttgaattaggactaaattgacatGATATGTAAAGTTGagagttaaattttatttttaaaaatttggatCAAATTAAGAGTAAATATCGGaatgctaaatttattattatgccaaTGAAAAAGTCATGTCAATAACATTAGTGACTAAAAAATTAgaattaaatgattaaaataaaacttactaataattgagTGATTATTGAtgtaatttatgaaaaatttaaaataaacaaaacccGATATAACCGATGCTTAAAAGAGAACAGCTTAATCTTGAAACAACCAGAAGTCCAAAACCTAGTTTTAACCCAAAACAATGAGCtaaaaatcaaagattaaatcAACTAAGAATCTTAATACTCAATACCTTATTACCCTTTAAAGCATTATCTTTCCTTTACTTAGCTGTCTGTTTCtcaatttaaatttattcatttataCAGATTtgcgaaaattttaagatttGTTTTTACAAcgcaaagtaattaaataaaaatataattataaagaattgtaattatatatgtatttggTGGCAAAATATAATTACATTATAATTCCTATCATATTTGATTGTACAAATTGTAATTACATagttacatattttatatttttaaaagtaataattaCTATAAAAATTATTAGTATGGTAAAAAAATCTAAACAAGTAACAAGAATTAAAATCAACGCATCATACATATTATGttagtaaaaaaattaattgataatacgattactaataaaaataactagaaaaaaatatcatattcaaatttattttattgtttttagtGTTCCAGTTTATTAGATTATTcctctttaatatttaacataaGCTTCTTTTTATCAACTGTTAGTGTTTGGTCATCATATATTATTAAGATTATTAAGATCTCTTTCTTTTTTGTACTTCTTGAAGTATTGATCATCTCAAGTCCATTTATGAAGTATGCAACATGTTAGTACGAgccaactttgtttttttttttactatattGTTAATATTgggaatatttttttaaaaataacaaatgtCCTCTCAACCATATTTTCGAGCCTTGAATGCATTAAATTAAAGAGTTCATGAGCAGTCTTTGTTGCTTGTGTCTAGCTCTATTATCTCATATGATATCAAATCTCATGATATGataaaatttgttttatattatACAATATAATATTTGGGTTTACGGTGCAAATAGATTGTAATATTAAtcataaaactaataaaaaacaAATCACAAAGatttatataaacttaatttaaaGAAAGAATTATATTAGATTATGaccattttacaattttaaattttgatttatgaTAAGCAAGTTGTTTCCAATGATAGGTGTAAAAAAAAACAGAGTTAATCAATgatttatctttaaaattttataatcctAAATTTCgactttcaaaatttgaaatttgtaaTAATTTAGTATTTGAGCAAAATCCAACAACTTGAATtactaataaaaaaaaactattttgatatattttaaacgaaatttttattgaaaaaaacaAGTGACTTTAATCAAAGAAAAGGAAATCCGATTTAAGATCTCATATTCACATTTATTGGGTGAGTGTATATAAGAATAAACGTAAATAAGCAATCTCCCATagcaaaaggaaaagaaaagaagttCCAAAAGGAATTAGAGGTTTGGTTTTGTAAAATACGAACCCTAATTGTAAAAAAGAAGATTTTATTGTAAAAGAAAAAGTTAGATGTTAATGTGTTTCAAAGTCAATAAAGAGATTCGTACGAATAAAGTAGGTAAGAATAAAGCATAACCAAAGTTTTATAAGGAATATTCCAATTCTGAATATGCAGAATTTATACCAACTTATCTGAATTTTATGTAATAATTATCTGatgcaaaatataatatatacaaataCACCAATCCAATGAATAAGAAACATTAACTACTACTCAACAATAAGATGGGAAACCAATGACTTTGAATGAAATCCAAAGACTGGTTGCTGCTCACATG
This is a stretch of genomic DNA from Gossypium arboreum isolate Shixiya-1 chromosome 11, ASM2569848v2, whole genome shotgun sequence. It encodes these proteins:
- the LOC108471610 gene encoding uncharacterized protein At4g02000-like, producing the protein MGDSNMVDDGLANLNIMDDEEEPLVVVGANIATGQLYDLCLVGRVLKDSVVNFPSVKNTPTDLWHPLRGVAISELEGKRILFKFYSEVDLNRVMDGMPWFFNRHLIIFHRLIEGEDPITVSLWETVFWVQIHNLPVGVVTEGMTRQFGDFIGKFLEYDTSMVLRGVSRFMRIKVLLDTRSPLKRKKLIDIGQSKSSYVSFQYERLSLFCFLCGRLGHGKSFCQVRLTLGNQQVEFG